The following proteins come from a genomic window of Mesoaciditoga lauensis cd-1655R = DSM 25116:
- a CDS encoding CoA transferase subunit A: MKIIDLKEAIDMIEEGSTIMVGGFLGFGSPEELMDGLVSESKKALTVISNDSAFPETGIGKLIVAKLVKKLITSHMGTNPETQRQMINKELEVELVPQGTFAERIRAAGVGLGGILTPTGVGTLVQDGKEVIEVNGKKYLLELPLHADFALLKAKKADYLGNLYYSLTARNFNPLMAMAADVVIAEVEEIVPTGSIPPEEVHTPHVLVDYVVVEGRK; encoded by the coding sequence ATGAAGATCATAGATCTAAAAGAAGCCATCGATATGATAGAAGAAGGCTCCACCATAATGGTAGGGGGTTTCTTGGGGTTTGGTTCCCCGGAAGAGTTGATGGATGGATTGGTGAGCGAGAGTAAAAAGGCTCTCACGGTGATTTCCAATGATTCAGCTTTTCCGGAAACGGGCATTGGAAAACTCATAGTCGCAAAGCTGGTAAAGAAACTCATAACGTCTCACATGGGAACAAATCCAGAGACTCAAAGACAGATGATAAACAAAGAATTGGAAGTTGAACTCGTTCCCCAAGGAACGTTTGCGGAAAGAATTCGTGCCGCCGGTGTGGGATTGGGTGGAATATTAACGCCTACAGGCGTTGGAACGCTGGTTCAAGACGGCAAAGAAGTTATCGAGGTAAACGGAAAAAAATACCTGCTGGAATTGCCACTTCATGCAGATTTTGCACTTTTAAAGGCAAAAAAAGCTGATTATTTGGGGAACCTCTATTACTCTTTAACTGCCCGAAATTTCAATCCACTTATGGCCATGGCCGCGGATGTTGTGATAGCTGAAGTTGAGGAAATAGTTCCAACAGGCTCTATTCCTCCAGAGGAAGTCCATACGCCTCATGTTTTGGTTGACTACGTTGTGGTGGAAGGGAGGAAATGA
- a CDS encoding LiaF transmembrane domain-containing protein yields MKAFSVFLILIGVLSFLSIFGMMNVTLGMMVGVFFAILFGVEGVRELVKGNLIGIGGILFAIFLFVRVFVITMTNGQTFAAFIASYLIAIGLQMLFKRRERFDFWKD; encoded by the coding sequence GTGAAAGCTTTTTCGGTATTTTTAATATTGATAGGTGTGTTAAGCTTTTTGTCCATTTTTGGGATGATGAACGTGACGTTAGGAATGATGGTGGGAGTGTTTTTCGCAATACTATTTGGAGTTGAAGGCGTAAGAGAGTTGGTAAAGGGGAATTTAATAGGAATAGGCGGAATCCTATTTGCCATCTTTCTCTTTGTAAGAGTTTTCGTTATAACCATGACTAATGGGCAAACGTTTGCGGCTTTCATAGCTTCATATCTAATAGCGATAGGTCTTCAGATGCTTTTCAAAAGAAGAGAGAGGTTTGATTTTTGGAAGGACTAA
- the fliI gene encoding flagellar protein export ATPase FliI, with amino-acid sequence MEIIKDMLNKIKNDVEDGALWSVMGRIDKVVGLTIESIGPNAPLGELCEIESTYGKVLAEIVGFKENKVILMPLSDTEGLSIGASIRATGERLSVPVGSSVLGRVIDGLGMPLDGRPLPLYDSYPLNAPPPNPIKRKMIKTPLPVGVRAIDAFLTIGKGQRIGIFSGSGVGKSTLMGMIARNAKSDVNVICLVGERGREVREFIERDLGSGIERSVVVVATSDKPALVRVKAIFTATAIAEYFRDQGKNVLLMVDSLTRFALAQREVGLAVGEPPATRGYTPSVFALFPKILERAGNSDKGSITGIYTVLVEGDDINEPISDTARGILDGHIVLTRDLANANHYPAIDVLKSVSRVMPSVVDKEIVQSAMTLRDLMSTYNSVKDMISVGAYKKGTDPKIDRSIEMHDKIENFLKQAVDDPAPFEETLEMLKKLAQEAKS; translated from the coding sequence ATGGAAATTATCAAAGATATGCTGAACAAAATCAAAAACGATGTGGAAGATGGAGCGTTGTGGAGCGTGATGGGGCGTATAGATAAAGTGGTGGGTTTAACGATAGAGTCCATTGGTCCGAACGCCCCGCTGGGAGAATTGTGTGAAATAGAATCGACTTATGGAAAGGTTCTTGCTGAGATCGTTGGCTTTAAAGAAAACAAAGTTATATTGATGCCTTTGAGTGATACAGAAGGATTATCAATAGGAGCCTCCATCAGGGCCACCGGAGAGAGACTTTCAGTTCCAGTAGGAAGTAGTGTTTTAGGTAGGGTAATAGATGGCCTGGGGATGCCATTAGATGGAAGACCATTGCCACTGTATGACTCTTATCCTTTGAACGCGCCTCCACCAAATCCCATAAAAAGAAAGATGATAAAAACACCTCTTCCTGTTGGTGTAAGAGCCATAGACGCTTTTTTGACCATAGGAAAAGGCCAAAGGATAGGAATATTTTCCGGAAGCGGTGTCGGAAAATCCACGCTTATGGGAATGATTGCAAGAAACGCCAAGTCAGATGTGAATGTCATTTGTTTGGTTGGAGAGCGTGGAAGGGAAGTCAGGGAATTCATTGAGAGAGATTTGGGAAGTGGGATAGAACGTTCTGTTGTTGTTGTGGCAACGAGTGATAAGCCAGCACTTGTGCGGGTGAAGGCCATATTCACCGCAACAGCCATAGCGGAGTACTTTAGAGATCAAGGAAAGAACGTCTTGCTCATGGTCGATTCTTTAACGAGATTTGCACTTGCTCAAAGGGAAGTGGGACTGGCCGTGGGAGAACCGCCAGCCACCCGCGGATATACTCCAAGTGTTTTTGCGCTTTTTCCAAAGATATTAGAAAGAGCTGGAAATTCAGATAAAGGATCCATAACGGGCATATACACGGTTCTTGTTGAAGGCGATGATATAAACGAACCCATAAGCGATACGGCAAGAGGTATATTGGATGGGCATATAGTTTTAACGCGTGATCTGGCAAACGCCAACCATTACCCCGCAATAGATGTTCTCAAAAGTGTTAGCAGGGTCATGCCATCGGTTGTGGATAAAGAAATCGTACAAAGCGCGATGACGTTACGAGATCTCATGTCAACTTACAACTCGGTTAAAGACATGATAAGCGTTGGCGCTTATAAAAAGGGAACAGATCCAAAGATAGATCGTTCCATAGAAATGCACGACAAAATAGAAAATTTCCTCAAACAAGCTGTAGACGATCCGGCTCCATTTGAGGAAACTCTTGAGATGCTGAAAAAGTTAGCTCAAGAGGCTAAATCTTAA
- a CDS encoding DUF4097 family beta strand repeat-containing protein, with translation MKTTKSFHFESTPNVREIIFHSISTDMNFLSWNENALDMEVELSGFKSEVEEYKPIVENHGDVMDVFFLKKKAFSISFFGTVFPSFRVLNATIKVPKGITLTVKSTSGDVRISDVSLKAIRVTSVSGDLNITGGKCGDVEAKTTSGDVKISELADMKKLEIRCISGCVSLKEGSFSEAVIHSVSGNVKIDGIDPSFERLNIKTISGDAKIFFSSKPSLQVDFSTVSGKVKMGERVIEGKAKNLSFNTDKNPASIFNFKSVSGDLEIAFEDHDDETKEDFGFTSKNDETKTMLRDIMKERKATKEEISELMKTMGYSEEEIEKFLDEEDEK, from the coding sequence ATGAAAACGACTAAGAGCTTTCATTTTGAAAGTACGCCCAATGTGAGAGAGATAATTTTTCATTCCATTTCCACAGATATGAATTTTCTCTCTTGGAATGAAAATGCATTGGACATGGAGGTGGAACTGTCAGGTTTTAAGAGCGAGGTAGAAGAGTACAAACCGATCGTAGAAAATCATGGTGATGTGATGGATGTTTTCTTTTTAAAGAAAAAAGCTTTTTCAATTTCATTTTTTGGAACGGTCTTTCCTTCATTTAGAGTTTTAAACGCTACTATAAAAGTTCCAAAGGGAATCACTTTGACCGTGAAGAGCACTTCTGGTGATGTTCGTATAAGTGACGTATCTTTAAAAGCAATAAGAGTAACGAGTGTTTCGGGAGATTTGAACATCACAGGTGGAAAATGTGGAGACGTTGAAGCAAAAACAACAAGCGGAGATGTGAAAATCAGCGAGTTAGCCGATATGAAAAAGTTAGAAATCCGTTGTATCTCAGGATGTGTATCTTTAAAAGAGGGTTCCTTTTCTGAAGCCGTTATTCATTCGGTATCAGGGAACGTGAAAATAGATGGAATAGATCCTTCATTTGAACGGTTGAACATCAAGACGATTTCAGGTGATGCAAAGATATTCTTTTCCTCTAAGCCGTCTTTACAGGTGGACTTTTCAACCGTAAGCGGGAAAGTGAAAATGGGGGAAAGGGTGATTGAAGGCAAAGCAAAAAACCTTTCTTTCAACACCGACAAAAATCCCGCATCAATTTTTAATTTCAAAAGCGTTTCTGGAGACCTAGAAATTGCGTTTGAAGACCATGATGATGAAACTAAGGAAGATTTTGGGTTCACCTCCAAAAACGATGAAACCAAAACGATGTTACGTGATATCATGAAGGAAAGGAAAGCGACAAAAGAAGAGATCTCGGAACTCATGAAAACGATGGGATATTCTGAAGAAGAAATAGAAAAATTTTTGGATGAGGAGGATGAAAAGTGA
- a CDS encoding ABC transporter permease: MSKSDKALYLIFFSIAMMVLFFILLPLIRLVFFLNPSTISVIKDKSVLISLWNSISLSLATAGIALVIGIPTAFLMSKGMFGKFEKVVETLVDLPLAIPHTVVGIALLFIIGRKGIIGSIFYNSFGFKMTGTRVAIVLAMLFVSLPYTVSSAREGFKKVESSLVKSAMTLGAPMSSIFKDIYLPLSKSAIFSGFMLTWARAISEFGAVVILAYYPMTAPVKIYDAFTQYSLNTSAAIAAYLLLICLAIFLTLRFSLGERK; encoded by the coding sequence ATGTCAAAAAGTGATAAAGCGTTGTATTTAATTTTCTTTTCCATCGCTATGATGGTGTTGTTTTTCATACTTCTTCCGTTGATACGCCTTGTGTTTTTTTTGAACCCCAGTACTATATCGGTTATAAAAGATAAAAGCGTTTTGATCTCTTTATGGAACAGCATTTCCCTTTCACTTGCAACCGCTGGAATAGCTCTTGTAATTGGTATTCCGACCGCATTTTTGATGTCCAAAGGAATGTTTGGCAAGTTCGAAAAAGTTGTTGAAACACTTGTAGATCTCCCTCTCGCCATTCCTCACACCGTTGTTGGCATAGCGCTTTTGTTCATCATAGGGAGAAAAGGAATAATAGGGTCGATATTTTACAATTCTTTTGGTTTTAAAATGACGGGAACACGCGTGGCGATCGTTTTAGCCATGCTTTTTGTTTCCCTTCCGTACACCGTTAGTTCTGCCAGAGAGGGGTTTAAGAAAGTGGAATCTTCTTTGGTGAAATCGGCCATGACATTGGGAGCTCCGATGTCCTCCATTTTTAAAGATATTTACCTCCCACTTTCCAAAAGTGCTATATTTTCCGGCTTTATGCTCACATGGGCAAGAGCCATTTCGGAATTTGGAGCGGTTGTGATTTTAGCATACTATCCCATGACGGCACCGGTGAAAATTTATGACGCTTTTACCCAATACAGCTTGAATACGTCCGCCGCAATTGCGGCTTACTTGTTGTTGATCTGTTTGGCTATATTCTTAACCCTTAGGTTTTCATTGGGAGAAAGAAAATGA
- a CDS encoding ABC transporter ATP-binding protein, with protein sequence MKALEVENLKASIGNFKVRDVSFFVQENEVLVILGDNGAGKTKILEMIAGFIPLESGKIKIFGRDVTSLAVQKRRIGFIFQDLGLFPHMTVEKNIEYGLKYSKMSKPLLNDIIEIFQLKHLLHRFPPTLSGGEKQKVALARTLVTDPLIVFLDEPTSALSAREKLRIDKEIKEILKKIRKPAIFVTHSESEASVVGDRIAVVENGRIAQIGKSEEIFYRPASKNIADLFGPSNILEGVVEENKDEILTVKVKEKEIVGVGNFQKGESVYIFVRPEDVILTKEKFESSARNVFNGKIQNIVKKGPIFEIMINVGFDILSLVTKGSLERLELKVGDEINVEFKATAVHILK encoded by the coding sequence ATGAAGGCCCTCGAAGTTGAAAATCTGAAGGCATCGATTGGAAATTTCAAGGTAAGAGATGTTTCATTTTTCGTGCAAGAGAACGAGGTGCTGGTAATTTTAGGTGATAACGGTGCTGGAAAAACCAAAATTTTGGAGATGATTGCGGGATTCATACCTCTCGAATCTGGAAAAATAAAGATTTTTGGAAGGGATGTTACCTCGCTCGCCGTTCAAAAGAGAAGAATTGGATTCATATTCCAGGATTTGGGACTTTTTCCCCACATGACGGTGGAAAAAAACATAGAATACGGTCTTAAATATTCAAAGATGTCCAAACCACTTCTCAACGATATTATAGAGATTTTCCAGCTTAAGCATCTTTTACACAGGTTCCCACCAACTCTAAGTGGAGGGGAAAAACAAAAGGTGGCACTGGCAAGAACGCTTGTAACGGATCCTTTGATAGTTTTTCTCGATGAACCAACATCGGCTCTTTCTGCAAGGGAGAAACTTCGCATAGACAAAGAGATAAAAGAAATCTTGAAAAAGATCCGAAAACCTGCCATCTTTGTAACTCACAGCGAAAGCGAAGCTTCTGTGGTTGGAGATAGAATAGCCGTGGTGGAAAATGGAAGGATTGCCCAAATTGGAAAAAGTGAAGAGATATTTTACAGACCAGCGTCAAAGAACATAGCCGATCTCTTCGGGCCTTCTAACATTTTGGAGGGAGTGGTAGAAGAAAACAAAGACGAAATCTTAACCGTAAAAGTAAAAGAAAAGGAAATCGTCGGGGTTGGAAACTTTCAAAAAGGAGAAAGCGTTTACATTTTTGTGAGACCAGAAGATGTTATCCTAACAAAAGAGAAATTCGAAAGTAGTGCAAGAAATGTGTTCAATGGGAAGATCCAAAACATTGTAAAAAAAGGTCCTATCTTTGAAATTATGATAAACGTAGGATTTGATATCTTATCCCTTGTAACGAAAGGATCACTTGAAAGATTGGAATTAAAAGTTGGAGATGAAATAAACGTTGAATTCAAAGCCACAGCCGTTCATATTTTAAAATAA
- a CDS encoding DUF2089 domain-containing protein gives MALVTRCPSCGHKMDVVALKCPVCGTGVTGRFEIDGLFALSKEQMDFVKIFLKNRGNLSEVQKELGISYPTARNRLNEIVKALGYDVEDEERASEREILEKLKDGQISASEAISMLKGMKKDEND, from the coding sequence ATGGCACTTGTAACCCGTTGCCCTTCATGTGGGCACAAAATGGATGTGGTGGCTTTGAAGTGTCCCGTATGCGGTACGGGAGTTACTGGAAGGTTTGAAATAGATGGGCTTTTTGCTCTTTCAAAAGAACAAATGGATTTTGTCAAGATTTTTTTGAAGAATCGTGGAAATTTGAGTGAAGTTCAAAAGGAACTGGGTATTTCCTATCCCACTGCGAGAAATCGATTAAATGAGATAGTCAAGGCGTTGGGATACGATGTGGAAGATGAAGAAAGAGCGAGCGAACGAGAAATCCTGGAGAAATTGAAAGATGGTCAAATAAGCGCCAGTGAGGCTATATCCATGTTGAAGGGGATGAAAAAAGATGAAAACGACTAA
- the wtpA gene encoding tungstate ABC transporter substrate-binding protein WtpA codes for MKITKTLLLISIVMLSSFFAFSTFAETLVILHAGSLTVPIRQVEKAFAEQYGQKISFDDESNGSVKIMRMVTQLGKEADIIAVADYSLLPQYLVPKFADWYVKFATNQLVIAYTSSSKYADEINQQNWYDVLMKRDVEFGFSNPNLDPCGYRTRLMFELAEKYYKIPNLSRKLVESCPLNNIKPKSVALIAGLESGELDYAFEYLSVAKQNNLKYLLLPDQLNFGSQKYAQFYSQATLTLSGEKKVIGKPIIYGITIPKNAPHKKLAEEFLAFLLSQKGRKIFEESGQPPIIPQSNVAISKLPEEVAQVILEYVKK; via the coding sequence TTGAAAATAACAAAAACTTTGTTGTTAATAAGTATCGTGATGTTGTCTTCTTTTTTTGCTTTTTCGACTTTCGCTGAAACCCTGGTGATACTTCATGCGGGAAGCTTAACAGTGCCTATTCGGCAAGTTGAAAAAGCCTTTGCCGAACAATACGGACAAAAGATATCTTTTGATGATGAATCAAACGGAAGTGTCAAGATCATGAGAATGGTCACCCAGCTCGGGAAAGAAGCCGATATCATCGCTGTGGCAGATTATTCATTGTTACCTCAATACCTTGTTCCGAAATTCGCCGATTGGTACGTGAAGTTTGCGACTAATCAGCTTGTCATTGCTTACACTTCTTCCAGCAAATACGCCGATGAAATAAATCAGCAAAATTGGTATGATGTTTTGATGAAACGAGATGTGGAATTTGGCTTTTCCAATCCAAACCTTGATCCATGTGGATACAGGACACGTTTGATGTTCGAACTCGCTGAAAAATACTACAAAATTCCCAACTTATCCCGGAAACTTGTGGAATCTTGTCCGTTAAACAATATAAAGCCAAAGTCAGTTGCACTTATCGCCGGCCTGGAAAGCGGGGAATTGGATTACGCTTTTGAATATCTTTCGGTGGCAAAACAAAACAACCTGAAATATCTTTTACTTCCAGACCAATTGAATTTTGGCTCTCAAAAATATGCGCAATTCTACTCTCAAGCAACTTTAACTTTAAGTGGAGAAAAAAAGGTAATTGGAAAACCTATAATTTACGGGATAACCATTCCAAAAAACGCTCCTCACAAAAAATTGGCAGAGGAATTTCTCGCTTTTTTGTTAAGCCAAAAAGGAAGAAAAATATTCGAAGAAAGTGGACAACCGCCCATAATTCCTCAATCGAATGTTGCGATAAGCAAGCTTCCAGAAGAGGTGGCACAGGTGATACTCGAGTATGTCAAAAAGTGA
- a CDS encoding Do family serine endopeptidase — protein sequence MKRVRNTLVAVTLIALLGVFTFAAGESNIAATTPSYGYLNPNVKSPVIAVAKAVSPAVVRIVVHKTVQTSVNPFFNDPFFKQFFGMGPQQKEQVESLGSGIIFDSKGYVLTNYHVVGTAKEAEITLLDGKKYKGKVLGGDPTNDLAVIKIDAPAGTKFPAAVLGDSNKVEVGQYVIAIGNPFGLDYTVTSGIVSAINREVPKPDGNGYYYNMIQTDAAINPGNSGGPLVDIHGRVIGINTAIISPSQGQGLGFAIPINTAKTLVSRLMKGEGSGYLGVQVRNLTSDLAKNLGLGNITGALVVGVVPNSGAAKAGIRIKDVIVELNGIKITSADKLVSTIHQYAPGDTVSVKIYRDGKYLTLKVVLSSQKVFQLSSSYEADGFKVADLNDAYIAKYSLPSNIKGVVVIDVDPSSPAAMAGLQPGDVIMTVNNRKISSLKDFENVYGKIKKGHTVALTAYSQGMEMLVIFNK from the coding sequence ATGAAAAGAGTAAGGAATACCTTAGTAGCAGTGACCCTGATCGCGTTGTTAGGCGTTTTCACATTTGCAGCTGGAGAGAGCAATATTGCAGCAACAACGCCAAGTTACGGGTATCTCAATCCAAATGTAAAAAGCCCCGTTATCGCAGTCGCAAAAGCGGTATCACCGGCAGTCGTGCGAATAGTTGTTCATAAAACGGTGCAAACATCCGTTAATCCGTTCTTTAACGATCCGTTCTTCAAGCAGTTCTTTGGAATGGGTCCGCAGCAAAAAGAACAAGTTGAGAGTTTGGGATCTGGAATTATTTTCGATAGTAAGGGATACGTCTTAACGAATTATCACGTGGTTGGTACCGCTAAGGAAGCTGAAATAACTTTATTGGACGGTAAGAAATACAAAGGAAAGGTTTTAGGAGGAGATCCGACCAACGATCTCGCTGTGATAAAAATAGATGCTCCTGCCGGAACAAAATTCCCAGCTGCCGTTTTGGGAGATTCCAACAAAGTGGAAGTTGGTCAGTACGTTATAGCAATAGGTAATCCTTTTGGTCTTGATTACACTGTAACGAGTGGAATAGTAAGCGCTATTAACAGAGAAGTTCCCAAACCAGATGGAAACGGCTATTACTACAACATGATTCAAACGGATGCTGCCATCAACCCGGGAAACAGTGGAGGACCTTTGGTAGATATTCATGGAAGGGTCATAGGGATAAACACGGCAATAATAAGTCCTTCTCAAGGACAGGGTTTGGGCTTTGCCATTCCCATAAACACCGCTAAGACCCTCGTTTCGAGACTTATGAAAGGCGAAGGCTCTGGTTACTTAGGAGTACAAGTTAGGAATTTAACATCCGACTTGGCCAAGAATTTAGGGCTCGGGAATATAACAGGTGCTCTTGTTGTCGGTGTTGTACCAAACTCAGGAGCTGCCAAAGCTGGAATAAGAATAAAAGACGTCATAGTGGAACTCAACGGCATCAAGATCACAAGTGCTGATAAACTGGTTAGCACAATTCATCAATATGCACCGGGAGATACCGTAAGTGTGAAGATCTACCGTGATGGCAAGTATTTAACTCTTAAAGTGGTGCTTTCATCGCAAAAAGTATTTCAATTGTCATCTTCGTATGAAGCTGATGGTTTCAAAGTAGCCGATTTGAATGATGCTTACATAGCGAAATACTCCCTCCCTTCTAACATAAAAGGTGTAGTGGTAATAGATGTTGATCCGTCGAGCCCAGCCGCCATGGCGGGTTTGCAGCCAGGAGATGTTATAATGACCGTGAATAACCGGAAAATTTCGTCTTTGAAGGATTTTGAAAATGTTTACGGCAAGATAAAGAAAGGCCATACGGTTGCATTAACTGCTTATTCACAAGGAATGGAAATGCTTGTGATCTTTAACAAGTAA
- the rd gene encoding rubredoxin yields MKKYVCTLCGYIYDPEKGDPDNGIEAGTPFSKLPDDWVCPDCGAPKDAFEPME; encoded by the coding sequence ATGAAAAAATACGTTTGCACTTTGTGTGGCTACATTTACGATCCAGAGAAAGGTGATCCAGATAATGGCATCGAAGCTGGTACGCCATTTTCAAAATTACCAGACGATTGGGTATGCCCCGACTGTGGGGCTCCAAAAGATGCCTTTGAACCTATGGAATAA
- a CDS encoding 3-oxoacid CoA-transferase subunit B — protein MDAKTLIAKRVAQELKDGDVVNLGIGIPTLVSNYIPPEITVFFQSENGIIGMGPEASETNKNPDLTNASGKFVTALPGAACFDSSVSFGLIRGGHLDVTVLGGLQVDEEGHLANWMIPGKMVPGMGGAMDLVTGAKKVIIAMTHTAKGHPKIVKKCTLPVTSTRRVDLIVTELAVIKPVEDGLLLKEISPDTTVEEVVQNTDAHLIIPEKVETMKV, from the coding sequence ATGGACGCTAAAACTTTGATAGCAAAAAGAGTGGCTCAAGAGCTTAAAGATGGGGACGTTGTTAATCTGGGAATAGGCATTCCAACTTTGGTTTCCAATTACATTCCCCCAGAAATAACCGTTTTTTTTCAATCTGAAAACGGAATAATCGGCATGGGACCAGAAGCATCTGAAACGAACAAGAACCCAGACCTGACAAATGCAAGCGGAAAATTCGTCACTGCTCTTCCTGGCGCAGCATGCTTTGATAGTTCCGTTTCGTTTGGTCTGATAAGGGGTGGACACTTGGATGTAACCGTGCTTGGTGGTTTACAAGTTGATGAGGAAGGCCATCTCGCTAATTGGATGATTCCAGGGAAGATGGTGCCTGGCATGGGTGGAGCCATGGACCTGGTAACGGGTGCAAAGAAAGTCATCATAGCCATGACTCACACGGCAAAAGGGCATCCCAAAATAGTCAAAAAATGCACTTTGCCGGTGACTTCCACAAGAAGAGTGGATCTTATCGTAACGGAATTGGCCGTCATAAAACCAGTTGAAGATGGATTGCTGCTTAAGGAAATATCACCTGACACAACCGTTGAAGAAGTTGTTCAAAATACAGATGCTCACCTTATCATTCCGGAAAAAGTGGAAACGATGAAAGTGTAA
- a CDS encoding MFS transporter, with translation MSEHENAVEIPQKLFNKNYVLLWFGQIVSAVGNSIQYIALMWWIMEKFPSNQSGIVIGWMFASNMIPVAAIGPFAGVLVDRISRKAIVVLSDALRGVLILWMAYLAYTNQLTTFWIYFISALMGIGAAFFRPSLQATIPNIVPDKHLTRANSLFQTGMQFTQIIGPAIGGVLVGFLGTFFVFALNGISFLISAFTEIFIDFKQRFRKSEKVKSFLHDFKEGLKFTYAKKMIFWTMIIASLLNFAFAPVDILIAKQVKVIYHLGALELGYVVSAFALGMIIGAGLLSILPELKKKHNVIILNMLAAGVLFSIMGFASNFVMFLVFSFLIGTSVSISDVLFMVVLQRIIPDEKRGRVFSVLTTAGTVLQPVSLALIGWVSAILTNSIIFLALGIMVTFGSLFMYLVPGIREV, from the coding sequence ATGTCTGAACACGAAAATGCCGTGGAAATTCCGCAAAAGCTTTTTAACAAAAATTACGTACTTCTATGGTTTGGGCAAATAGTTTCTGCCGTTGGGAACTCCATCCAGTACATAGCTTTGATGTGGTGGATTATGGAAAAATTTCCTTCCAATCAATCAGGCATCGTTATAGGATGGATGTTCGCTTCCAACATGATTCCAGTGGCAGCAATCGGGCCGTTTGCCGGAGTTCTCGTCGATAGAATAAGCAGAAAAGCCATCGTGGTGTTGTCTGATGCGTTACGGGGCGTGTTGATATTATGGATGGCATACCTTGCGTATACAAATCAATTGACCACTTTTTGGATATATTTTATATCCGCTCTCATGGGGATTGGAGCTGCATTTTTTAGGCCATCGTTGCAGGCTACTATTCCGAACATCGTTCCCGATAAACATTTAACAAGAGCTAACAGTTTGTTTCAAACTGGCATGCAGTTCACTCAAATAATAGGTCCGGCAATTGGAGGGGTGTTAGTTGGGTTTTTGGGTACATTTTTTGTGTTTGCTTTGAACGGAATATCATTTCTCATCTCAGCATTTACAGAGATATTCATAGATTTCAAACAGAGATTTAGAAAAAGCGAAAAGGTAAAATCCTTTTTGCACGACTTTAAAGAGGGACTGAAATTCACATATGCCAAAAAGATGATATTTTGGACCATGATAATAGCATCGCTCTTAAATTTTGCTTTTGCACCAGTCGACATCCTTATAGCAAAACAAGTTAAGGTCATTTACCATCTTGGCGCGTTGGAACTTGGATATGTTGTCAGTGCATTCGCGCTGGGAATGATAATCGGAGCTGGATTACTTTCGATTCTTCCAGAACTAAAAAAGAAGCATAACGTGATAATTTTGAACATGCTCGCGGCAGGAGTACTTTTTTCAATCATGGGTTTCGCCTCAAATTTCGTGATGTTTTTGGTGTTTTCATTTCTTATAGGTACTAGTGTATCGATTTCGGATGTGCTTTTCATGGTCGTTTTACAAAGAATCATTCCGGATGAAAAACGTGGGAGAGTTTTCAGCGTCTTGACAACGGCTGGAACCGTTTTGCAGCCGGTATCCCTTGCATTGATCGGATGGGTATCGGCGATTTTGACTAACTCCATAATATTTCTTGCACTTGGTATCATGGTAACATTCGGTTCATTATTCATGTACCTGGTGCCAGGAATAAGGGAAGTATAG
- a CDS encoding RrF2 family transcriptional regulator produces MLDLSTKSAYATRAVYELSRAWNKGIKKLTLKEIVEKQDVPSDYMEKLLFNLKKVGIVKTIRGKNGGYALNKEPSEIRISDVVLALENPIKRLNCIHTKNNGKRCNNFEECSIKYIWEEAYNAMVNTFSKYTFQDLVEMEKRKIKR; encoded by the coding sequence ATGTTAGATCTTTCAACTAAAAGTGCTTATGCTACCCGTGCCGTCTATGAATTATCGCGTGCTTGGAACAAGGGAATTAAAAAACTGACCTTGAAGGAAATCGTTGAAAAACAAGATGTTCCCTCTGATTACATGGAAAAACTTCTTTTTAACTTGAAAAAAGTTGGCATAGTGAAGACCATTCGCGGGAAAAACGGTGGATATGCGCTAAACAAGGAACCAAGCGAAATAAGAATTTCGGATGTGGTATTAGCTTTAGAAAATCCAATAAAAAGGTTGAATTGCATTCATACAAAAAACAACGGAAAAAGATGCAACAATTTTGAGGAATGTTCTATAAAGTACATTTGGGAAGAAGCTTACAATGCGATGGTAAATACTTTTTCCAAATACACGTTCCAAGATCTTGTGGAGATGGAAAAAAGGAAAATTAAAAGATGA